From the Caballeronia sp. NK8 genome, one window contains:
- the paaD gene encoding 1,2-phenylacetyl-CoA epoxidase subunit PaaD yields the protein MNTADASIERAWHVLEAVPDPEIPVVSIRELGILRDVRHGDDGVLEVVITPTYSGCPAMSQIAEDIAQAIDQAELGAHRVETVLAPAWTTDWITDEAREKLRRYGIAPPTGQCGSAPVSNVKPIRFVPRKPEVIACPRCGSTHTEKLAQFGSTACKALYRCIDCREPFDYFKPY from the coding sequence ATGAATACGGCCGACGCAAGCATCGAACGCGCGTGGCACGTGCTCGAAGCGGTGCCTGATCCGGAGATTCCGGTGGTATCGATTCGCGAGCTGGGCATTCTGCGCGATGTGCGCCACGGCGACGATGGCGTGCTCGAAGTGGTGATCACGCCGACGTACTCGGGGTGTCCTGCGATGTCGCAGATTGCCGAGGATATCGCGCAGGCGATCGATCAGGCTGAACTCGGCGCGCATCGCGTGGAGACGGTGCTGGCGCCGGCGTGGACGACCGACTGGATCACCGATGAAGCGCGCGAGAAGCTGCGCCGCTACGGTATCGCACCACCGACGGGTCAATGCGGCAGCGCGCCCGTATCGAACGTGAAGCCGATCCGTTTCGTGCCGCGCAAGCCCGAGGTGATCGCCTGTCCGCGCTGCGGCTCGACGCACACGGAGAAGCTGGCGCAGTTCGGCTCGACGGCGTGCAAGGCGCTGTATCGCTGCATCGATTGCCGCGAGCCGTTCGATTACTTCAAGCCGTACTGA
- the paaC gene encoding 1,2-phenylacetyl-CoA epoxidase subunit PaaC, with the protein MSQEQHLAYVLRLADNALILGQRNAEWCSHGPALEEDIALANISLDLIGQARLLYTHAATLEASLNGTKKTEDDYAYFRTEREFANYTITELPHVGPLAGTTRAERDYAVTIVRNFLYSALMIEVWSALQTSSDAQLAAIAAKSIKETSYHLHHARDWLVRFGDGTDESHRRAQAALDYLMPYTREFFATDAIEQAVADAGIAPLASAFEAAWREQVASALEEATLKAPAEVQHITTGKHGEHSEHMGYLLAEMQSLARQHPGASW; encoded by the coding sequence ATGAGTCAGGAACAACATCTCGCCTACGTGCTGCGTCTGGCGGACAACGCGCTGATCCTCGGCCAGCGCAACGCCGAATGGTGCAGTCACGGCCCGGCGCTGGAAGAAGACATCGCGCTGGCGAACATCAGTCTCGATCTGATCGGTCAGGCGCGGCTTCTTTATACGCACGCGGCGACGCTCGAAGCATCGCTGAACGGCACGAAAAAAACCGAAGACGACTACGCGTATTTCCGCACCGAACGCGAGTTCGCCAACTACACGATCACGGAGTTGCCGCACGTCGGTCCGCTGGCGGGCACGACACGCGCCGAGCGCGATTACGCGGTGACGATCGTGCGCAACTTCCTGTACTCGGCGCTGATGATCGAAGTGTGGAGCGCGCTGCAGACATCGAGCGATGCGCAACTCGCGGCGATCGCGGCGAAGTCGATCAAGGAGACGAGCTATCACCTGCATCATGCGCGCGACTGGCTGGTGCGCTTCGGCGATGGCACGGACGAGTCGCATCGCCGTGCGCAGGCCGCGCTCGATTATCTGATGCCGTACACGCGCGAGTTCTTCGCTACCGACGCGATCGAACAGGCAGTCGCCGATGCGGGCATCGCGCCGCTGGCGAGCGCGTTCGAAGCGGCATGGCGTGAGCAGGTTGCATCGGCGCTCGAAGAAGCCACGCTCAAAGCGCCCGCCGAAGTGCAGCACATCACGACGGGCAAGCACGGCGAGCACTCGGAGCACATGGGTTATCTGCTGGCGGAAATGCAGAGTCTGGCGCGTCAGCATCCGGGCGCGAGCTGGTAA